A region from the Manihot esculenta cultivar AM560-2 chromosome 13, M.esculenta_v8, whole genome shotgun sequence genome encodes:
- the LOC110630431 gene encoding probable mannitol dehydrogenase — MAKSLESQIPQQKAFGWAARDSSGILSPIHFSRRENGVEDVSVKIMYCGVCHSDLKFCRNDWGITRYPLVPGHEIVGTVTKVGNNVKKFKVGDRVSVGVMAGSCMSCEYCNQGLENYCPRIIFTYNSIDIDGTITSGGYADSIVANQHFVFHFPDGLPSDAGAPLLCAGITVYSPMKYYGMTEPGKHLGVAGLGGLGHLAVKIAKAFGLRVTVISSSPGKESEAISKLGADAFIVSSDSEKMKGATGTMDYIIDTVSAVHPLAPLLSLLKANGKLITLGLPNRPLELPVFPLVLRRRLVGGSNIGSVKETEEMLEFCAKHNITADVEVIRIDEINKAMDRLAKSDVKYRFVIDMESSSSQP, encoded by the exons ATGGCAAAATCACTAGAATCACAAATCCCACAACAAAAGGCTTTCGGTTGGGCTGCCAGAGATTCGTCTGGAATCCTCTCTCCCATCCATTTCTCTCGAAG GGAAAATGGTGTTGAAGATGTGAGTGTAAAAATCATGTACTGTGGTGTGTGTCACTCCGACTTGAAATTTTGCAGGAACGATTGGGGTATTACCCGTTACCCTCTTGTTCCAGG GCATGAAATTGTCGGCACTGTGACAAAAGTTGGGAACAATGTGAAGAAATTTAAAGTGGGTGATAGGGTCAGTGTTGGGGTTATGGCAGGCTCCTGCATGTCATGCGAGTACTGCAACCAGGGTCTGGAAAATTACTGCCCTAGAATTATATTTACTTACAACTCCATTGACATTGATGGGACGATCACTAGTGGTGGTTATGCGGATTCCATTGTTGCCAACCAACACTTTGTGTTTCACTTTCCTGATGGCTTACCTTCTGATGCTGGTGCACCATTGTTATGTGCTGGGATCACAGTGTACAGTCCAATGAAATATTATGGAATGACTGAACCAGGAAAACATTTGGGAGTAGCAGGGCTCGGTGGGCTTGGACATCTCGCCGTGAAGATTGCTAAGGCCTTTGGGTTGAGAGTTACTGTCATTAGTTCCTCACCAGGTAAGGAGAGTGAAGCAATTAGTAAACTTGGCGCTGATGCGTTCATCGTTAGCAGCGACTCGGAAAAAATGAAG GGAGCTACTGGAACTATGGATTACATCATTGATACAGTGTCTGCAGTTCATCCCCTGGCACCGCTTCTTAGTCTGCTCAAGGCAAATGGAAAGCTTATCACATTAGGCTTACCTAATAGGCCCCTGGAGCTGCCTGTTTTTCCTCTGGTTTTGC GGCGGAGGCTCGTCGGAGGAAGCAACATAGGATCGGTAAAAGAGACTGAGGAGATGCTGGAGTTTTGTGCAAAGCACAACATAACTGCAGATGTTGAAGTGATCAGAATTGATGAAATCAACAAAGCCATGGATAGGCTTGCCAAATCTGATGTCAAGTACCGATTTGTGATAGATATGGAAAGCTCCTCATCTCAGCCATGA
- the LOC110629212 gene encoding fasciclin-like arabinogalactan protein 19, whose amino-acid sequence MDNLLLFFTLFILGSKTATASLTSQQLDSALFALRSRGYTLFPNAITTSDLRLLLLSLNFKFTLFSPPDPLIYSLDLSSTAPLYIRSLLRHMSPLRLSMSDLRSIRGSPYLDTLVPPNRISINKSIFTDKGTVSESLTLDGVRVSVPDIFIGTDIAVHGLEGILVAGVESNFQEEHIDRRCDPPLMSPVASWSRNSPASSPTAEVVLRGYETRSRGQRRRMGSVVIGKRIGEGFMVTSAMKGHTVILPCHLLRVLEGQANMNSA is encoded by the coding sequence ATGGATAATCTCCTGCTTTTCTTTACTCTGTTTATTCTCGGCTCCAAAACCGCCACGGCCAGTCTCACGAGCCAACAGCTCGACTCCGCCTTGTTCGCCCTCCGATCTCGTGGCTACACCCTCTTCCCCAACGCCATCACCACATCGGATCtccgcctcctcctcctctctttaaatttcaaatttacccTCTTCTCCCCTCCGGACCCTCTCATATACTCTCTTGACCTCTCCTCCACCGCCCCTCTTTACATCCGCTCCCTCCTCCGCCATATGTCCCCTTTACGCCTCTCCATGTCCGACCTGCGAAGTATCCGGGGCAGTCCTTACCTTGACACTCTCGTCCCTCCTAACCGTATCTCCATCAACAAGTCTATTTTTACTGATAAGGGTACCGTTTCAGAGTCTCTGACGTTGGATGGAGTTCGGGTCTCGGTTCCGGATATTTTTATTGGGACGGACATTGCGGTGCATGGTCTCGAGGGGATTCTTGTTGCCGGGGTTGAGTCTAATTTCCAGGAGGAGCATATTGATCGTCGGTGTGATCCACCGCTCATGTCTCCAGTAGCTTCTTGGTCTCGGAATTCTCCAGCGAGTTCTCCAACGGCGGAGGTTGTATTGAGGGGATATGAAACCCGGAGTCGAGgccaaagaagaaggatgggaaGCGTGGTTATCGGAAAGCGAATCGGCGAGGGTTTCATGGTGACCTCAGCAATGAAAGGGCACACAGTAATTTTGCCGTGTCATTTGCTGCGAGTTCTAGAAGGACAGGCAAATATGAATTCAGCATAG